ACataaataactaatataaaCTTCAATATGACCCATAACAGTTATCAGTTCAGCTTTTATACGTTAGTGCATGAGTTTTGGAAGGTGTAGATTATATAAGGATTGTCATAGGATTCCAGGGTTTAGGATGAATGAATTGAATTTAGTCTTCTACTTCTCCAAATGGTAGGTTTCTTAATTTTCATAACCATTATGGTTCAGAATTTTTTATACCAAAGATATCATACCTGTACTTCGCTGGTTGTTACCATTGCCCCAAAGGTTACTCCAGTAAGGGTCAGCTTTGTCTTTAGAATGTTTTGATTTCATCATTCTCATTCTAGCTTGCTCCTGCAATCAACAAAGTTAATTTCTCAATGTATAGCATAGTAACTATATGtccatttaataaaataacagATACGTATGGATTACACTTCTTTAActatgttatattttatatatagatgcAGTTCAATGTTTTTGtgacaataacaataatattgtAATAATGTAGGAGTCAATAGACATTAAAAGTAGAAAGTAAGCCAAGTTATGTGCAACATGATATTCGTCTACACAAACTTTTGAAATTAGCATACTTTTAtgtctttttcattttaatttccaCAAAACAAAGCCATGACATATAAGATAGAAATGACAATGAGAGATCATTACATGTATGTAAGCTCAGTTTTGAGcttataacaaattatatttcTTACCAAAACTTTATTTTGTCTCTTTTCCCATCGAGTGTTGGCCtgcaaataaaaaatagataaaaatttCAGCACGCTCATTTACATAAATCAACAAGAATATGAAACACAGGTCATACCATTCTAAAAACATCTGCAGATGAACCCATTCCAGCAAGCATCAAAGCAACCTGTCCAACATAATTAGAATGAATTTCTTATAACAAGTCAAATTTTGTTATCACAGAAGTTATCAGATAATACTCCTAGCCATGAGATATCCTGATACATCTCATTTTGCAAAATACCCTTTACCAGGAAAGAAAAGATACCCTTGACCACATAATCCAATAAGGCTAAGGTGTTTCTTAAACCATGGTTTCTCTCCAAATCACAGAGTAATATCacatagtaaaataaaaattgataagaATGAGAATGTCAATAGTAAATCATAAAAGGCATTGCTTACATTTACTCTTTCTACTCTCCGCATTTCATCTTCAAGCAAAGATAGTTGTGCAGCAGATGTCCAATGGATGCAATCAACAGGGCTGGAAAATCAACAATTTTCTCAGTTACCATAATGCTAGCAACTTGTTACAAATATGGCTTAagccaaaataaataaataatgtagtAATATATATGCTGAGAACATAAGTACACAATGATGTGTCTGATACTTTGCAGATTAAAACAATAAGTGTAACATAGAAAATTACCAACTATCAATGGCTTCTTGAACCAAGTCGGTGCTTCCACGTTGGTTACATGCTCTGGCTCTACCAAAGTCCTCCTCTATCATGAAGACATCTGAGCATACATTTGCACAATTTTTGCAGCCTATGGTAAATTATAAGAATTACAGAtcagataaaaaaatattacattgtTAGCATTGAACTTATAACAAAGTTTAGTTACTGCTATAGACAATGTAGTAGTATAAAGCAAGAATGAATGAATACCTATACAGCTAAACTCATCAACAAAGACATGATCCTTTGGAGATGTATCATCAAGAAAAGGATTTATTGCAGTCAAAGCATATCCGTGAATTTCATCATATACAATTCGTTGAGCTGGATCGCTGAGAACCTACACTCAGGCTATTTGATTTATACAAGGGCTAGGTAAATGAAATTAACACTAGTGCATCTAAAAACTAACCTCATAAACCTCGTTAATGAACATGCAAAAGTTTGTGGTTTCTGGATCATTGCCACTCAAGTCAGGATGACATGATTTCATGCAATTATAATACGCTTTCTTTATTTGCTCTGGAGTTGCATCTGGAAGCTAAAACCAATATGCCCAAATAAGTCACTATTTaatactatatat
The sequence above is drawn from the Erigeron canadensis isolate Cc75 chromosome 4, C_canadensis_v1, whole genome shotgun sequence genome and encodes:
- the LOC122596490 gene encoding protein CAJ1, whose translation is MAQLLSPVCTDPIKFQSTKLLLCSRSNNNNSRFGSSNSSSSSIMRGRNQSRSKRVLSTRVKVATDDPIPLLPDALADDYYAVLGLLPDATPEQIKKAYYNCMKSCHPDLSGNDPETTNFCMFINEVYEVLSDPAQRIVYDEIHGYALTAINPFLDDTSPKDHVFVDEFSCIGCKNCANVCSDVFMIEEDFGRARACNQRGSTDLVQEAIDSCPVDCIHWTSAAQLSLLEDEMRRVERVNVALMLAGMGSSADVFRMANTRWEKRQNKVLEQARMRMMKSKHSKDKADPYWSNLWGNGNNQRSTGSEEEVKERASRAAAAARRWREYSRRGVDKPASYKLPDTLSTKEK